In Ascochyta rabiei chromosome 18, complete sequence, one DNA window encodes the following:
- a CDS encoding Alkaline phosphatase has protein sequence MASASNILTLVSSLALRLSIWIFLRWIPTTVVPPLAAALTAIYIPSFFASFQDTAEYKVISDELDIIVKDTIDRDSGTEAELIEGAEDGPLQELDVQETIQYEERQPKILRTLLTGLPSPSSALWSWVTFGINMALLAMALDVVYRAPLLHDCHNASFGRVGYVSDHSASVLVREPYAHDVKVLYRSVDDMDRSWMHKTLYASQPEHWLTNDTDFTSVISLDHLRSDTPYEYVINTSSGNKTGTFTTAPRPGRISAFKDNKYTFVHSSCIKPRVPYTPFQHPLEFPGMKHLADWLHELKPYFMLFLGDFIYVDVPHRQGTDAETYRREYRQVYSSPSWPAVSDNLPWIHVIDDHEIQNDWNGNMTGVAVPAYDAFMHYNAAPNPPAHRTGATYFSFTQGPAEFFLLDTRRYRSPSNKNPNDPDKTMLGATQLDDLLTWIHKEPPRGVHWKIIVTGIPFTKNWQFGSEDTWGGHLVERRRVLEAAWEHSSTHGVGVVVLSGDRHEFAATSFPPPAGGRWPISATVHEFSTSPLSMFYLPVRTYKEMDDEDVTVKYLPDGNSKFGAVEITTPVHGEQSHLNYRLFIDGKEAWTHLISTPPSKEGSHRARDAVWG, from the exons ATGGCATCTGCAAGCAATATTCTCACGCTCGTCAGTTCTCTCGCGCTGCGCCTGAGCATCTGGATCTTCCTGCGATGG ATTCCGACCACA GTCGTTCCGCCGCTCGCTGCCGCGCTCACCGCCATCTACATACCCTCCTTCTTCGCCAGCTTCCAGGACACGGCCGAGTACAAGGTGATATCAGACGAGCTGGACATCATCGTCAAAGACACCATCGACCGCGACTCGGGCACTGAAGCCGAGCTTATCGAAGGCGCCGAAGATGGCCCTCTGCAGGAGCTCGACGTCCAGGAGACGATCCAGTACGAGGAGCGGCAGCCCAAGATCCTGAGGACCCTGCTCACCGGCCTGCCGAGCCCCTCGTCGGCGCTGTGGAGCTGGGTCACGTTCGGCATCAACATGGCGCTGCTTGCCATGGCCCTCGACGTCGTCTACCGCGCGCCTCTGCTCCACGACTGCCACAACGCGTCGTTTGGACGCGTCGGCTACGTGTCCGACCACAGCGCCAGCGTCCTGGTGCGCGAGCCTTATGCGCACGACGTCAAGGTCCTCTACCGCTCCGTCGACGACATGGACCGCTCTTGGATGCACAAGACCCTCTACGCAAGCCAGCCTGAGCACTGGCTCACCAACGACACCGACTTCACCTCCGTCATCAGCCTCGACCACCTGCGCTCCGACACGCCGTACGAGTACGTCATCAACACCTCGAGCGGCAACAAGACCGGCACCTTCACCACGGCGCCGCGTCCTGGTCGCATCTCGGCCTTCAAGGACAACAAGTACACGTTCGTCCACTCCAGCTGCATCAAGCCTCGAGTCCCCTACACACCCTTCCAGCACCCGCTCGAATTTCCCGGCATGAAGCATCTCGCAGACTGGCTGCACGAGCTGAAGCCCTACTTTATGCTTTTCCTGGGCGACTTCATCTACGTCGACGTACCTCACCGACAGGGCACCGACGCAGAGACCTACCGGCGCGAGTATCGCCAGGTCTATTCGTCGCCATCTTGGCCTGCCGTCAGCGACAACCTGCCCTGGATCCACGTCATCGACGACCACGAGATCCAGAATGACTGGAACGGGAACATGACTGGCGTTGCTGTCCCGGCGTACGACGCCTTCATGCACTATAACGCCGCACCCAACCCTCCTGCTCACCGCACGGGCGCCACATACTTCTCGTTCACGCAGGGCCCAGCCGAGTTCTTCCTTCTCGACACGCGCCGCTATCGCAGCCCCAGCAACAAGAACCCCAACGACCCGGACAAGACCATGCTCGGCGCCACCCAGCTGGACGATCTACTCACCTGGATCCACAAGGAGCCCCCGCGAGGCGTGCATTGGAAGATCATCGTCACCGGCATTCCCTTCACCAAGAACTGGCAATTTGGCTCTGAAGACACATGGGGTGGACACCTCGTCGAGCGCCGACGCGTTTTGGAAGCCGCCTGGGAACACTCGTCGACCCacggcgtcggcgtcgtaGTCCTCAGCGGCGACCGCCACGAGTTTGCCGCCACTTCGTTCCCGCCACCTGCAGGGGGCCGCTGGCCGATCAGCGCAACGGTGCACGAGTTCAGCACGAGCCCCCTGAGCATGTTCTACCTGCCGGTCAGGACGTACAAGGAGatggacgacgaggacgtCACTGTCAAGTACCTGCCAGACGGCAACAGCAAGTTTGGCGCGGTGGAGATCACAACGCCAGTGCACGGAGAGCAGAGCCATCTAAACTACAGGCTGTTCATCGACGGAAAGGAGGCGTGGACACATCTCATCTCGACACCGCCGAGCAAGGAGGGAAGCCACAGGGCGAGAGATGCCGTGTGGGGATAG
- a CDS encoding Cysteine--tRNA ligase, which yields MATPARTQPPWKEPQSKEPAKLKVWNSLTRSKNDFVPIDPEGKVVKWYSCGPTVYDDAHLGHARNYVTIDVLRRILAGYFGYNLQFVQNITDVDDKIILRGRQQHLLAQYKAENPTISDQVSSTTVAAFEAYVKKNLPLLSSDLSPEDFNKESAEKYANVIAGKSEDGMAPPGDKEAKIKMHLKTVGTAATALLAPSKTTPEDVELFYAGAEEVLLPYLDSVHGSKIDASDHTVFTKLTQKYEARFMEDMRNLNVLDPDVVTRVTEYGDQIVTFVDKIVDNGFAYKTSDGSVYFDIDGFEKVPGNHYARLEPWNRGDKGLQADGEGALSQQKTSEKRSEADFALWKSSKPGEPAWKSPWGPGRPGWHIECSVMASDVLGEQMDIHSGGIDLCFPHHDNELAQSEAHWSGDKGGHQWVNYFLHMGHLSISGSKMSKSLKNFTTIREALARGDWTARSLRIIFLMGGWHDGIEITDAMRKAGSGWESSVSNFFYKVRDREVNPMIDSTGAADEEILKAFETAKEKVHSALSDSFDTPTATRAISTLVTACNSAKPSDLSDSVAFDVARYITRIVRIFGLDGSADPYDGGIGWAGIDIPSEAKEFVYAAARERDEVRKHAVAGDLSGSVLESIIAQHKSAQQQDISAIAYAEVLSTFQESLRDLAEKKAPAKDFLALCDALRDTHLWDLGIYLEDREDLPSMVRPVDAELRFARNEKETIARQKAEAKLQRQREEAEKQAKLAEQAKINPREMFKTAEYTAWDVDGLPLKDKEGKDISKGASKKLKKEWEKQKKLNDEYLKSAGSS from the exons ATGGCGACACCAGCGCGCACCCAGCCGCCATGGAAGGAGCCCCAGTCAAAAGAGCCAGCAAAGTTGAAAGTCTGGAATTCCTTGACGAGATCGAAGAACGACTTTGTGCCCATCGATCCTGAGGGCAAGGTCGTGAAATGGTACAGCTGCGGTCCCACCGTGTACGACGATGCCCATCTTGGACATGCACGAAACTACGTTACTATTGATGTTTTGCGGAGAATCCTGGCTGGCTACTTCGGCTACAACCTGCAGTTCGTCCAGAACATCACCGATGTCGACGACAAGATTATCCTGCGAGGACGCCAGCAGCATCTTCTAGCACAGTACAAGGCCGAGAACCCAACAATATCGGACCAAGTGTCAAGCACGACGGTGGCAGCTTTTGAAGCGTACGTGAAGAAGAATCTACCGCTCTTGAGCTCAGATCTTTCGCCAGAGGACTTCAACAAGGAGTCAGCTGAGAAGTACGCCAACGTCATTGCTGGAAAGTCTGAAGATGGCATGGCCCCTCCAGGCGACAAGGAGGCTAAAATCAAGATGCATCTCAAGACCGTTGGCACTGCAGCAACAGCGCTGCTTGCACCGTCAAAGACTACTCCCGAGGACGTGGAGCTGTTCTATGCTGGCGCCGAAGAAGTTCTCTTGCCATATCTGGACTCAGTACACGGCTCGAAAATCGATGCCAGCGATCACACTGTCTTCACAAAACTCACTCAGAAGTACGAAGCCCGTTTCATGGAGGACATGAGGAACCTGAACGTACTGGATCCTGACGTCGTGACCCGTGTCACCGAATACGGCGATCAGATTGTCACGTTCGTTGACAAGATTGTGGACAACGGTTTTGCCTACAAGACGTCTGACGGCTCGGTGTACTTTGACATCGATGGTTTTGAAAAGGTCCCCGGCAACCACTACGCCCGTCTGGAGCCCTGGAATCGTGGAGACAAGGGGCTGCAGGCAGACGGTGAGGGTGCCCTGTCTCAGCAGAAGACGTCTGAGAAGCGCAGTGAGGCTGATTTCGCACTCTGGAAGTCCAGTAAGCCCGGAGAGCCTGCGTGGAAGTCTCCCTGGGGCCCTGGGCGGCCGGGCTGGCACATTGAGTGCTCTGTTATGGCGAGCGATGTGCTTGGTGAACAGATGGACATCCACTCTGGTGGTATTGATTTGTGCTTCCCTCATCACGACAA CGAACTTGCACAGTCCGAGGCACATTGGTCTGGCGACAAGGGTGGTCACCAGTGGGTGAATTACTTCCTGCACATGGGTCACTTGTCGATTTCTGGTAGCAAGATGTCGAAGAGTCTCAAGAACTTTACGACCATCAGAGAAGCATTGGCGCGCGGTGACTGGACCGCTCGGAGCCTGCGCATCATCTTCCTCATGGGTGGGTGGCACGACGGCATCGAGATCACAGACGCTATGCGCAAGGCTGGCTCAGGGTGGGAGAGCAGCGTCAGCAACTTCTTCTACAAGGTTCGGGACCGCGAGGTTAACCCCATGATCGACTCGACGGGTGCAGCAGACGAAGAGATTCTCAAAGCGTTTGAGACTGCGAAAGAGAAGGTCCACAGTGCGCTTTCGGATTCTTTCGACACGCCCACTGCAACCCGTGCGATTTCAACGCTGGTCACAGCCTGCAACTCTGCCAAGCCATCAGATCTGTCTGACAGCGTTGCTTTCGATGTCGCTCGTTACATTACTCGCATTGTCCGCATCTTTGGTCTCGACGGATCTGCTGATCCATACGACGGCGGTATCGGCTGGGCAGGCATCGACATCCCCTCAGAAGCGAAGGAATTCGTATATGCTGCTGCTCGCGAACGTGACGAAGTGCGAAAGCACGCCGTTGCTGGCGATCTGTCAGGAAGTGTTCTCGAATCCATCATTGCACAGCACAAATCTGCACAGCAGCAGGACATCAGCGCCATCGCCTATGCCGAGGTACTCTCCACTTTCCAAGAGAGTCTGCGCGACCTCGCTGAGAAAAAGGCTCCTGCTAAGGACTTCCTTGCTCTTTGCGACGCGCTGCGCGACACACACCTCTGGGACCTTGGCATCTACCTCGAGGACCGCGAAGACCTGCCATCGATGGTGCGTCCTGTTGACGCCGAACTCCGCTTCGCACGCAACGAGAAGGAAACCATTGCACGTCAGAAGGCCGAGGCTAAGCTTCAGCGCCAGCGTGAGGAAGCTGAGAAGCAGGCCAAGTTGGCAGAGCAAGCAAAGATCAACCCTCGGGAGATGTTCAAGACAGCAGAATACACCGCCTGGGATGTTGACGGGCTGCCGCTGAAGGATAAGGAGGGCAAAGATATCTCGAAGGGTGCGAGCAAGAAGCTGAAGAAAGAGTGggagaagcagaagaagctgaACGATGAATATCTGAAGAGCGCTGGGTCGTCCTAG
- a CDS encoding Guanidinoacetate N-methyltransferase, which yields MVRLSCPFREFPSAEALAIPAHCRVESSPLKLFFELPMNMNVQSGDMRPAGGAQQVMAPVISPFFDPGTHSSAHNLGIVQLRRDHLIPAVLAPNGDSDYAEGKVENTRFGSFPHSTLVDQPWGTQVLASVVDTGSRGKSKKRKRDGRDEGTETPTTDAADTKKDIVKAATASSGFAHLIPPTPETWTLSLPHRTQVVYTPDYSYILQRLRVRPGDHLIEAGAGSGSFTHAAARAVYNGAPGMQDTSYSAADMEEEDNAVGTSPKKRKRKRKTRHGGVYSFEYHEPRAKQLHAEIVEHGLDPVVTVTHRDVYGDGFNLNDSTSPAADAVFLDLPAPWQALKHLARTPPSAATVQAATSDPSTPAEPTPSPSPSKPFVSPLNPRNAVRICTFSPCIEQVTKTVAALRTLGWVEIDMVEIQAKRLEVRRERVGLAEEGLRGGNASAATVQEAVQRLRDVEGRAAVFHSLQKEKQDDVMRRAELRKRQKAGAAAAATATTTTTTDSEQTQNSQKDKKGKLNIPKHGLPPSKHDRLDKAKKDLETRALYKEGRLIHRTEPELKTHTSYLVFAVLPRAWTAEDEEKARRKYG from the coding sequence ATGGTGCGGTTGTCGTGTCCCTTTCGAGAGTTCCCGAGCGCAGAAGCCTTGGCGATCCCCGCCCATTGCAGGGTCGAAAGCTCCCCGCTAAAATTATTCTTCGAGCTTCCCATGAACATGAACGTGCAGTCTGGCGACATGCGCCCAGCTGGAGGAGCTCAGCAAGTCATGGCGCCCGTGATCTCTCCCTTCTTCGACCCAGGGACACACTCGTCTGCGCACAACCTTGGAATTGTGCAATTGCGCCGCGACCATCTCATCCCAGCCGTCCTTGCGCCGAACGGCGACTCCGACTATGCAGAGGGCAAGGTAGAGAACACTCGATTCGGCTCGTTCCCTCACAGCACGCTCGTCGACCAGCCATGGGGCACGCAGGTGTTGGCGTCGGTTGTCGACACGGGGTCACGTGGGAAATCGAAGAAGCGCAAGAGAGATGGGAGAGACGAAGGCACGGAGACGCCGACCACAGACGCGGCCGACACAAAAAAGGACATTGTGAAGGCCGCGACAGCAAGCAGCGGTTTCGCGCATTTGATACCGCCCACGCCAGAGACCTGGACGCTCTCCCTCCCGCATCGGACCCAGGTCGTCTACACCCCAGACTACAGCTACATCCTCCAGCGACTGCGCGTGCGACCGGGCGACCACCTGATTGAAGCCGGTGCGGGCAGCGGCTCCTTCACGCATGCCGCAGCCCGCGCAGTGTACAACGGCGCGCCAGGCATGCAAGACACGTCCTACTCTGCCGCCGACATGGAGGAAGAGGACAACGCGGTCGGCACGTCGCCCAAGAAGCGGAAGCGCAAGCGCAAGACGCGCCACGGCGGCGTGTACAGCTTCGAGTACCACGAGCCGCGCGCAAAGCAACTCCACGCCGAGATCGTCGAGCACGGCCTCGACCCTGTTGTGACAGTAACGCACCGCGACGTCTACGGCGACGGCTTCAACCTCAACGACTCGACGAGCCCAGCAGCCGACGCCGTCTTCCTCGACCTACCCGCGCCATGGCAAGCGCTCAAACACCTCGCGCGCACACCTCCCTCCGCCGCCACCGTGCAAGCCGCGACCTCCGACCCATCCACCCCGGCCGAACCCACCCCCTCCCCCTCCCCGTCTAAACCCTTCGTCTCCCCGCTCAACCCCCGCAACGCAGTCCGCATCTGCACCTTCTCCCCCTGCATCGAGCAAGTGACCAAGACCGTCGCCGCGCTGCGCACCCTGGGGTGGGTAGAAATCGACATGGTCGAGATCCAAGCCAAGCGACTAGAAGTACGGCGCGAGCGCGTCGGGCTGGCCGAGGAGGGGCTACGGGGCGGCAACGCGAGCGCAGCGACGGTGCAGGAGGCGGTGCAGCGACTGCGGGACGTCGAGGGCCGCGCAGCCGTGTTCCACAGTCTGCAGAAGGAGAAGCAGGACGATGTGATGCGGCGCGCTGAGCTGCGGAAGAGGCAGAAGGCCggtgccgctgctgctgctactgctaccaccaccaccaccaccgactCAGAACAGACACAGAACAGCCAAAAAGATAAAAAAGGCAAGCTGAACATCCCCAAACACGGTCTGCCGCCCAGCAAACACGACCGTCTCGACAAGGCGAAGAAGGACCTCGAGACGCGCGCGCTGTACAAGGAGGGCCGGTTGATCCACCGCACAGAGCCCGAGCTGAAGACGCACACGTCGTACCTTGTCTTCGCGGTCCTGCCGCGCGCGTGGACGGCAGAAGACGAGGAGAAGGCGAGGAGGAAGTACGGATAG